GCCTCCACAGGGCTATGCCTGGCGCTATGTCGACGGGCAGTATGTTCTCGTGGCCGTAGCCACCGGAATCATCGCTGCGACTTTCCTGGCTGCATTTTTTGGGCACGGCGGCCATGGCGGGCCCGGGCCAGGTTTTGGTCCTCGCTGAAACAGCACATCTGTTGAATTGCAGGACGGTGAACTTGCTGGACGCACTCCGGGCTTTATGGGCGGCAATGGTCGCCATCGGTCAATTCTTCAACTGGCTCCTGAGCCTTTTGGCGTGACTCAATCTCCTCCACGCTCCTGCGGCTCGCCCAGCGACAGCATCAGCCGGTTGGCCCAGTTGAAGAACGCCGCGCCGTGGATGACGTCGGCAATCGCAAGGTCATCCAGGCCTTGCGCACGCAGCTGCTCGATGTGCTCCGCGCCGAACGCAGAAGGCGTGGCCGACAAGGCGACCGAGGCCGCCACGATCGCATTCCAGCGTTCGCCCAGGTCGGCCTTCACGCCCTCGTCCAGCAGGCGCTGCACATCGTCCGTGCGCTGCGAGAAATGCGAGGCGAAGCGCGCATGCACCGAGGCGCAGTAGATGCAGCCGTTGTAGCGCGAGGCTGCGGCGGCTGAGAGTTCGCGCTCGGCGCGCGGCAGGCCGGCTTCGGGGTTGTAGAAGATGTCCTTGTCGGTGCGCGTGCGTGCGCCCAATATGTCCGGGTCGCGCGCCAGCAGGCGGAAGTACGGCGACTTGGCACGCGACGCGTCCACCAGCCCGGCGAAATGCCGCTCGGTCAGTTCGGCCTCCGGCAGCGGTTCGAGCCAGGGCAACCATTCGAGCTGTGCCTGCGTGAAGGCATTCGGGTGCGTGTTGTGGGGATGGCTCAGGGCCGATTCGGCAGTCATGGTGTTCCTCGGGTCAGTCGACAAGGGTGACGGGACGTTGCGCCAGCGCCCGCAGGCCGGTGACGACACGGATCTGGAATGCGAGGAAGGCCACGAGCTGCGACAGGGTCACGATCTCGGTGCTCGACCACCCCGCATCGAGCAGCGACTGCAGCGCGGCCGGGCTCGCATCGCGCGGGTGAAAGACGAGCAGATGCGCATGCGCGAGGCCGGCCGAAAGCCGCTCACCAAGCGCCGGACGCTGCGCGGCGCCCACCGCATACGAAGGGCCAGAGGCATCCTCGGCGCTGAGCGGGCCCGCGGGATAGCGCCCGTACGGTCCTTTCGCAGAACCCCGTTTCGTTTCGATGGCGATGGCCTCCGCCAACCCGGCACGAAACCCCTGCCCCGCCAGCGCATCGGCATAGAAGCGCGCCACGTCGGTCTGCCCGTGCAATCCGGCGACGAAGGCAGCAACGGCAAACCGGTCCGCGATCTCGAAATTTCCGAACACAGGCGGCGTCGGCGCGAACAGCGAGAGATAACTCTGCTGCGCATGGGTCCGTGCCTGCTCGCGCTGTGCGCGGATGTGGTCGAGGTGGCTGCCCGGCTCGATGCCGACGAGCCGGTCGATGACGTCGGGCACAGCGGACACAGAAGAAGAAACGGTGGCGTTCATGAAATCCAGCCTAGAGAAGTGCAAGGGATTGAAGGTCCGACACGCTCGCATCGCGCGCCCAGCCCAGGGCCGGCGCAACCACGGTGGCGGTCAGTTCGATGGAGCGCAGGATCGCCTCGTGCGGCGGATCGACCGAATGCACCTGACAGACCAGGTCGGTCACGCGTGCGAGCGTTCTGTCGGCGCGCAGCGAGGCGATCACGTCGTCGGGCGATCCAACGTGAACGTCGTACGCGGCGATCAATTGTTCGAGCGATGCATCAGGGCCGACGCGGTCCGCGAGGCCGACCTGTCCCGAAGCGGCAAAGCGGGCCGCCGAACGGCGCAGACCGATGTCGGCCAGACGAAGCGCTTCCTTGCGCGTCTCCGCGACAAAGACGCTGCGCGAGCCCACGATGCGCGGCGTGCTGCCGGGCGGCAATGCAGCCAGGTAGGCGTCGACGATCGGGTTCTGGATGTCGGCAAGCGACGCGTCGGGCGCGTGCTCGGGACGCGGCTGCGTGCGCGAGAGCATCAGGCCGTCGCCGGCCTCCCCCGCGCGCGTGCCACCGCTCACCGAGAACGTGGCCTGCCAGATGCGGTCCAGTAGCGGCGAGCCCGCGGGGTACAGCGTGTCGCCGCCCTGCAGCGGCTTGCCGGCCCACGCTGCGCGCACCGCGGCAAGCTGTCTCGCGAAGATGGCCGAACGGTCATTGCCATCCAACCCGAAGGCGGCGAAAGATTCAGGCGTGCCACCCGTTCCCACGCCCACTTCGAGCCGGCCGTGCGAGAGCAGATCCAGCACGACCGCATCCTCCGCAACGCGCACGGCGTTTTCCAGCGGCAGCGTGACGATGCCCGTGCCCAGGCGAATGCGCTTCGTGCGCGAGGCCACATAGGCCAGGAAGACGAACGGCGACGGCAGTCCGCCCTCGTGCTCGTGAAAGTGATGCTGCGCCACCCAGGCCGAATCGAAGCCGAAGGCCTCGGCATGGGCGATCTGCGCGGCAGCGAGGCGATAGCGCTCGGCGGCTGTCGCGTCGTCGAGCAGGCGGCTGAAGAAGCCGAGGCGAAGCTGGCGCGGAGTATGGGAAGTAATACCGGGCATCCGGAGAAGGCTGGGTTGTCGAAAGCCTTCGAGTCTTGCCCGTGATGCGGTCCGCAGGGAAATCCGGATTTCGCGCTTGTTTATGCGGTTTGCATGTATCGCCGCCAGCCTTCGCAGCGGGAGCGCGGAAAGCCGTTCACGCCGTCGTCGGGCGTATCTCCGCTGTGCAAACGCGATTCCGGCCTCCCATCTTGGCCGCGTACAGGGCCTTGTCGGCCGACTGAATCAGCTCCTTCGGCGGTCCGTGGGTGACCGAGGGGCTGAGCGCATCCACGCCGGCGCTCAGCGTCACGAAGCCGTCGGGGGCACCGGCGTGCACGATTGCCAGGTCGCGCACCGCGCTGCGAATTCTTTCCGCCAGCACGGCCGCGCCAGCCACATCGGTATTCGGCAGCAGCACGGCCAGTTCTTCCCCGCCGTAGCGGGCCGCGAGGTCTCCCGGGCGGCGGGATGCGAGGCCTGCGATGGTGCGGCCGATCGTCTGCAGGCACTCGTCCCCGGCCGTATGGCCGTAGATGTCGTTGAACTGCTTGAAGCAATCGACATCGATCAATATGAGCGCCAGGGTGCTCGCGTCTCGCATGGCCCGGCTGAATTCGTTGTCGAGCGTCACGTCGAACTGCCGGCGATTCGCCAGCCCCGTAAGGCCGTCCTCCATGGCGAGGGTGTTCAAGGTCTTGTTGAGCGTCTCCAGCGCATCGCGTGCGCGCCGCAGTTCGGCCTCGGTCTTGCTGCGCAGCTCCATCTGCTTCACCAGCCGCCATCCCACGAAACCGACGATCGACGCCAGGAGAATGACGCCCCCCGTATGCCAAAGCGTTTCCCGCCACCAGGCGGCCAGGATCTCATCCTTGGAAAGGGCCGCTGCAACGAACAGCGGGTAGTTGGTGAGGCGCCGGAAGCTGTTCAGCCGCGTGATGCCGTCCTGCGCCGACAGGATTTCCGCCGTCCCGACCGGGCCCTGGGCCACGTATGCACGAAAGAGTCCGGTATCCAGCATGCTTCTGCCGACCATGTCGGTGCTGTACGGCCGGCGAGTCATCATCGTCCCGTTCTCGAGGATCAGTGCAACGGCGCCTGCCTGGC
This is a stretch of genomic DNA from Variovorax paradoxus. It encodes these proteins:
- a CDS encoding alkylhydroperoxidase domain protein; translated protein: MTAESALSHPHNTHPNAFTQAQLEWLPWLEPLPEAELTERHFAGLVDASRAKSPYFRLLARDPDILGARTRTDKDIFYNPEAGLPRAERELSAAAASRYNGCIYCASVHARFASHFSQRTDDVQRLLDEGVKADLGERWNAIVAASVALSATPSAFGAEHIEQLRAQGLDDLAIADVIHGAAFFNWANRLMLSLGEPQERGGD
- a CDS encoding GGDEF domain-containing protein yields the protein MFRRPSITFRTTAFVAVVCLALVALDGLNSWHSRTVQLQQMSVATSNLARAMAQQADDTIKQADTALVGMVERIEHDGTGPEAIERLRKVFAMRVAELPQLDGLHIYDKDGNWVANSRQVAPQNLNNADREYFLFHREHEERGPHVGVPVRSRTTGRLLVPVSRRINHADGSFAGVALATIRVDFFTKFYDSLDIGQAGAVALILENGTMMTRRPYSTDMVGRSMLDTGLFRAYVAQGPVGTAEILSAQDGITRLNSFRRLTNYPLFVAAALSKDEILAAWWRETLWHTGGVILLASIVGFVGWRLVKQMELRSKTEAELRRARDALETLNKTLNTLAMEDGLTGLANRRQFDVTLDNEFSRAMRDASTLALILIDVDCFKQFNDIYGHTAGDECLQTIGRTIAGLASRRPGDLAARYGGEELAVLLPNTDVAGAAVLAERIRSAVRDLAIVHAGAPDGFVTLSAGVDALSPSVTHGPPKELIQSADKALYAAKMGGRNRVCTAEIRPTTA
- a CDS encoding CMD domain protein, which produces MNATVSSSVSAVPDVIDRLVGIEPGSHLDHIRAQREQARTHAQQSYLSLFAPTPPVFGNFEIADRFAVAAFVAGLHGQTDVARFYADALAGQGFRAGLAEAIAIETKRGSAKGPYGRYPAGPLSAEDASGPSYAVGAAQRPALGERLSAGLAHAHLLVFHPRDASPAALQSLLDAGWSSTEIVTLSQLVAFLAFQIRVVTGLRALAQRPVTLVD
- a CDS encoding putative FMN-dependent luciferase-like monooxygenase yields the protein MPGITSHTPRQLRLGFFSRLLDDATAAERYRLAAAQIAHAEAFGFDSAWVAQHHFHEHEGGLPSPFVFLAYVASRTKRIRLGTGIVTLPLENAVRVAEDAVVLDLLSHGRLEVGVGTGGTPESFAAFGLDGNDRSAIFARQLAAVRAAWAGKPLQGGDTLYPAGSPLLDRIWQATFSVSGGTRAGEAGDGLMLSRTQPRPEHAPDASLADIQNPIVDAYLAALPPGSTPRIVGSRSVFVAETRKEALRLADIGLRRSAARFAASGQVGLADRVGPDASLEQLIAAYDVHVGSPDDVIASLRADRTLARVTDLVCQVHSVDPPHEAILRSIELTATVVAPALGWARDASVSDLQSLALL